Proteins from a genomic interval of Spirochaetota bacterium:
- a CDS encoding ABC transporter ATP-binding protein, translating into MNIIEMSGIIKDYPLGETVVHALKGVDFRVAQGDFLSVIGPSGSGKTTLLNIIGCIDVPTRGAVRIGGHDITTMDDRALTNIRLYKVGFIFQTFNLIPVLTLLENVEFPLLLMKEQRISKAEIRKRAEKLIDEVGLREHMEHRPAELSGGQRQRVAIARALVTKPQIVLADEPTANLDSETGATILSLMKELNEIEKTTFIFSTHDPDVLKYAHRVVKLRDGLITDDTNSKPSRPGGVRKTAKKPAAKKGARK; encoded by the coding sequence ATGAACATTATCGAGATGTCGGGAATCATCAAGGACTATCCGCTGGGGGAAACCGTGGTACACGCCCTCAAGGGGGTCGACTTCCGGGTCGCCCAGGGGGACTTCCTTTCCGTGATCGGGCCTTCGGGGAGCGGGAAGACGACGCTCCTGAACATTATCGGCTGTATCGACGTCCCCACCCGGGGCGCGGTACGCATCGGCGGGCACGACATCACGACCATGGACGACCGCGCGCTCACGAACATACGCCTCTACAAGGTCGGGTTCATCTTCCAGACCTTCAACCTCATTCCCGTCCTCACCCTGCTCGAAAACGTCGAGTTCCCCCTGCTGCTCATGAAGGAACAGCGCATTTCGAAGGCGGAGATACGCAAGCGCGCCGAGAAGCTTATCGACGAGGTGGGCCTGCGGGAGCACATGGAGCACCGTCCCGCCGAGCTCTCCGGCGGACAGCGCCAGCGGGTCGCCATCGCGCGCGCCCTGGTCACGAAGCCCCAGATCGTGCTCGCCGACGAGCCCACCGCGAACCTGGACTCGGAGACCGGCGCCACCATCCTCTCCCTTATGAAGGAGCTGAACGAAATCGAGAAGACGACCTTCATCTTCTCCACCCACGATCCCGACGTGCTCAAGTACGCACACCGCGTGGTGAAGCTCCGCGACGGCCTCATCACGGACGATACGAATTCCAAGCCGTCCCGGCCCGGCGGGGTACGGAAGACCGCGAAGAAGCCCGCCGCAAAAAAGGGGGCGCGTAAATGA
- a CDS encoding branched-chain amino acid ABC transporter permease, whose translation MRFKKHLPVAGLAAAIVIFQALTSLLGREYYLTQLTMAAYYCLVILGLTVLMGYAGQISMGHAAFFAMGGYTTAVLTTPDLSTSAHPLARLAIDLGLTVGDVNAFGDGVRHLSPWVSLAVAVLLTAGVAFLIGIPILKLKGHYLAMATLGFGIIVYRIVLGTALFGEADGISDLPPFGLAGGLTVSGDPGLRVQNYYIAAFLVVAGMVLLLNLIDSRVGRALRSIHGSEEAANAMGVDTSWYKLLIFVLSAVFACVAGVFLAHFNGGVGPSEAEVMKSVTYVAIVAVGGMANLWGALAMGMVLNYLSLRGYFGSYDELVFGGILIVIMLFFPEGLLGTENLKRLTGAAARLVRGKTAGGKHGIS comes from the coding sequence ATGCGTTTTAAAAAGCACCTCCCGGTCGCCGGGCTCGCCGCGGCCATCGTAATCTTCCAGGCCCTCACGAGCCTCCTGGGCCGGGAGTATTATCTCACGCAGCTCACGATGGCGGCGTACTACTGCCTGGTGATCCTGGGCCTCACCGTGCTTATGGGTTACGCGGGACAGATATCCATGGGACACGCGGCCTTCTTCGCGATGGGCGGCTACACCACGGCCGTGCTCACGACGCCCGACCTTTCGACGAGCGCGCACCCGCTCGCGAGGCTGGCTATAGACCTGGGCCTCACGGTGGGGGACGTGAACGCGTTCGGCGACGGGGTACGGCACCTCTCGCCGTGGGTGTCGCTCGCGGTCGCGGTGCTCCTCACCGCGGGGGTCGCCTTTCTCATAGGCATCCCCATCCTGAAGCTCAAGGGCCATTACCTCGCGATGGCGACGCTGGGGTTCGGCATCATCGTGTACCGGATCGTGCTGGGGACCGCCCTGTTCGGAGAGGCGGACGGAATATCGGATCTCCCGCCGTTCGGCCTTGCGGGCGGACTCACGGTGAGCGGGGATCCGGGGCTGCGCGTCCAGAATTACTATATCGCGGCGTTCCTCGTGGTTGCGGGAATGGTGCTCCTGCTGAACCTGATCGATTCGCGGGTGGGCAGGGCGCTGCGTTCCATCCACGGGAGCGAGGAGGCGGCAAACGCCATGGGTGTGGACACCTCGTGGTACAAGCTCCTGATATTCGTACTCTCCGCGGTGTTCGCGTGCGTCGCCGGGGTGTTTCTCGCCCATTTCAACGGCGGGGTGGGACCGTCCGAGGCCGAGGTGATGAAGTCCGTGACCTACGTCGCGATTGTCGCGGTCGGGGGAATGGCCAACCTGTGGGGGGCGCTCGCCATGGGGATGGTGCTCAATTACCTTTCGCTGCGCGGCTACTTCGGGAGTTACGACGAGCTCGTGTTCGGGGGGATACTCATCGTCATCATGCTCTTTTTCCCGGAGGGGCTCCTGGGCACGGAAAACCTGAAGCGTCTTACCGGCGCTGCCGCGCGCCTGGTGCGGGGAAAGACCGCGGGCGGGAAGCATGGAATTTCTTGA
- a CDS encoding ABC transporter ATP-binding protein, with protein MLRVRNLYAGYGKLEVLKGVSLHVSPGEIVTIIGGNGSGKSTLLRAVAGIVRAREGEVLFDGKPIGEAPPEKIVAAGCSLVPEGRMVFDTMTVRENLELGAYTRLRGGRRKEAKAALAGVYAMFPRLKERERQLGGTLSGGEQQMLAIGRALMGGPRLIMMDEPSMGLAPIIVKGIFAEIGRLRAAGNTILLVEQNARAALRIADRGYVIETGQIVLEGTSGELLNNNDVQRAYLGKDYRSISDQG; from the coding sequence ATGCTTAGGGTCCGGAACCTCTACGCGGGATACGGCAAGCTCGAGGTGCTCAAGGGCGTGTCCCTTCACGTGAGCCCGGGCGAGATCGTGACGATAATCGGCGGGAACGGTTCGGGGAAGAGCACGCTGTTGCGCGCCGTCGCCGGGATCGTGCGTGCGCGCGAGGGAGAGGTGCTGTTCGACGGAAAGCCTATCGGCGAAGCCCCCCCGGAAAAGATCGTCGCGGCGGGATGCTCGCTCGTGCCAGAGGGACGCATGGTTTTCGACACGATGACCGTCCGCGAAAACCTGGAGCTGGGCGCCTACACGCGGCTGCGCGGGGGGCGCCGGAAGGAGGCGAAGGCCGCACTTGCCGGGGTCTACGCGATGTTCCCGCGCCTGAAGGAGCGGGAGCGGCAGCTCGGGGGCACGCTTTCCGGGGGCGAGCAGCAGATGCTCGCGATAGGGAGGGCGCTCATGGGCGGGCCGCGGCTCATCATGATGGACGAGCCCTCCATGGGACTCGCGCCGATAATAGTGAAGGGCATATTCGCGGAGATCGGGAGGCTGCGCGCCGCGGGCAACACGATACTCCTCGTGGAACAGAACGCCAGGGCGGCGCTGCGCATCGCCGACCGCGGTTATGTCATCGAGACGGGCCAGATAGTGCTGGAGGGTACCTCGGGCGAGCTATTGAACAACAACGACGTGCAGAGGGCGTACCTGGGCAAGGACTACAGGAGCATCAGCGACCAGGGATAA
- a CDS encoding phenylacetate--CoA ligase family protein produces MIYNAKFETMPREELVQLQIERLQSTLNRVYRNVAFYKESFDAMKLDIRDIRSIDDMRRLPFTTKEDLRKSYPYNMFAVPLRDIVRIHSTTGRTGKPIAIGYTMNDIHHWSEIVARVLGAAGVTDHDFVQIAFDYNMFTGGFGLHYGAEKLGSSVIPSSQTGNVQQQIHIMKDYKTTVLLSTPSYAFRISRNLKEMGIHPDELNLKTGIFGAEPWGEAKRAAIEDMLHLSAFSIYGVNEMTGPGVSGECGQRNGLHINEDHFILEIIDPVTAEPLPHGAEGELVITTITREGFPLIRYRTGDLSAIMEGACPCGRTTTRMRRVGARADDMVVVNGVNVFPARMGEILGTAAGMELKFRILIDDEQGEDVMLIEIEIQETMFDADIKKLQGLKSAITAGIERELGLAPRLTFVEHLAAETGPDGRTKLVVDRR; encoded by the coding sequence ATGATCTATAACGCGAAATTCGAGACGATGCCGCGCGAGGAACTGGTGCAGCTCCAGATCGAGCGTCTCCAGAGCACCCTGAACAGGGTCTACCGGAACGTCGCCTTTTATAAGGAATCGTTCGACGCCATGAAGCTCGACATCCGGGACATACGGAGTATCGACGACATGAGGCGTCTTCCCTTCACCACGAAGGAGGACTTGCGGAAGAGCTATCCCTACAACATGTTTGCCGTTCCGCTCCGGGACATCGTGCGCATCCACTCGACCACGGGAAGGACGGGCAAGCCCATCGCGATAGGCTACACGATGAACGACATCCACCACTGGTCCGAGATCGTGGCAAGGGTGCTTGGTGCGGCGGGCGTCACGGATCACGATTTCGTGCAGATCGCCTTCGACTACAACATGTTCACCGGCGGGTTCGGGCTCCACTACGGGGCAGAGAAGCTGGGATCGTCCGTGATCCCGTCCTCGCAGACCGGCAACGTTCAGCAGCAGATACATATCATGAAGGACTACAAGACCACCGTGCTCCTCTCGACGCCGAGCTACGCCTTCCGCATCTCGCGCAACTTGAAGGAGATGGGCATCCACCCGGACGAGCTGAATTTAAAGACGGGCATATTCGGCGCGGAGCCGTGGGGGGAGGCGAAGCGCGCGGCGATCGAGGACATGCTGCACCTCTCGGCCTTCAGCATTTACGGGGTGAACGAGATGACGGGGCCCGGCGTGTCGGGCGAGTGCGGGCAGAGGAACGGGCTGCACATCAACGAGGACCATTTCATACTCGAGATCATAGATCCCGTCACTGCCGAGCCGCTCCCGCACGGCGCGGAGGGCGAGCTCGTGATCACCACGATCACGCGCGAGGGGTTCCCGCTCATCCGCTACCGCACGGGGGACCTGTCGGCGATCATGGAGGGCGCCTGCCCGTGCGGCCGCACGACGACGCGCATGCGGCGCGTGGGCGCGCGTGCCGACGACATGGTGGTGGTGAACGGGGTGAACGTGTTTCCCGCGCGCATGGGCGAGATACTGGGGACCGCCGCCGGCATGGAATTGAAATTCCGGATCCTCATCGACGACGAGCAGGGCGAGGACGTGATGCTCATTGAGATCGAGATACAGGAAACAATGTTCGACGCGGATATCAAAAAGCTCCAGGGGCTCAAAAGCGCCATCACCGCCGGCATCGAGCGCGAACTGGGACTGGCCCCCCGGCTCACCTTCGTGGAACACCTTGCCGCGGAGACCGGTCCGGACGGGCGAACGAAACTCGTTGTCGACCGGAGATAA
- a CDS encoding ABC transporter ATP-binding protein, translated as MEFLEVKDMCRAFGGLRAVDGVSFSVSHNEIKAVIGPNGAGKTTLFNLIAGALVPDSGEVRIGGSPIHGLPPYRIARHGIARTFQNIKLFPGMTVLENVMVGMHMHGGAGFLSSMLHLPGSRREEREIRARALEVLEFTGIADLADQDAVSLAFGRQRVVEIARALAARPALLLLDEPAAGLNMHETDQVARVIVKIREGGVTVLVIEHDMSLVMNISDSIVVLSSGKKIAEGAPHDIQKNSEVVRVYLGEDDA; from the coding sequence ATGGAATTTCTTGAGGTGAAGGACATGTGCCGCGCCTTTGGCGGCCTGCGCGCGGTGGACGGGGTCTCGTTCTCGGTTTCCCACAACGAGATTAAGGCCGTGATCGGTCCCAACGGCGCGGGGAAGACCACGCTCTTCAACCTCATCGCGGGCGCCCTGGTCCCCGATTCGGGGGAGGTGCGTATCGGCGGCAGCCCCATCCACGGCCTTCCGCCGTACCGGATCGCGCGTCACGGCATCGCGCGCACCTTCCAGAACATCAAGCTCTTCCCCGGCATGACGGTGCTCGAAAACGTGATGGTCGGGATGCACATGCACGGCGGCGCGGGCTTCCTGTCGTCCATGCTCCACCTTCCCGGATCGCGCAGGGAGGAGCGGGAGATCCGCGCGCGGGCGCTCGAAGTGCTGGAATTCACCGGGATCGCGGACCTCGCGGACCAGGACGCGGTGAGCCTCGCGTTCGGCAGGCAGCGCGTCGTGGAGATTGCGCGGGCGCTGGCCGCGCGGCCGGCCCTGCTCCTCCTGGACGAGCCCGCGGCCGGGCTCAACATGCACGAGACCGACCAGGTCGCCCGGGTGATCGTGAAGATACGCGAGGGCGGGGTCACGGTCCTCGTGATCGAGCACGACATGTCGCTCGTCATGAACATTTCCGACAGCATCGTGGTCCTGTCCTCGGGGAAAAAGATCGCCGAGGGCGCGCCGCACGATATCCAGAAGAACAGCGAGGTGGTCCGCGTGTACCTGGGAGAGGACGATGCTTAG
- a CDS encoding FtsX-like permease family protein: protein MKLIITIAWRNIQRHRGKSLVIGIILFLGAFIMTVGNGVLSGMDKGLRENIMNRFTGHVVLVAKNQQSDNVLFIPMGRDLLVMNHYKDIKKVLDAQDYIASFIPVARGFTLILNEDGDLGFSLTLGVNFQDYQKFFKNNVLLVEGRLMKNDERGVLVTTGSRRQMYDRQDFWAVPEGMKLNPDTLTPEAKQNIARLNIRHDVVLMGSSSENTTVDVRVPVRGIVKYEYLNDYWENFNILDIESFREAFHYVTAEDAAVEIPQERKQILQAENLEDSLFAGATVVNPADTGAKVYRVENLIGRKVVKKNVDIDAGAYNVVFIKLKDSREIDRDVARINAALEGSGADARAVTWKKATGQLADMATIIRTALFVFVVFIFFVAIIIIMNTLSMAAMERVSELGMMRAVGAQKRFIASMFFSETAFLSFLFGGAGILAGVLCVYVLGLLDITTTNRILELLFGGSVFRPVLDFWDIFTGVIELAAVTVLATIYPIRTARRITPLEAVARD, encoded by the coding sequence ATGAAGCTCATCATCACCATCGCGTGGCGGAACATCCAGCGCCACAGGGGAAAGAGCCTGGTGATCGGGATCATACTCTTCCTGGGCGCCTTCATTATGACCGTCGGGAACGGCGTCCTCTCCGGCATGGACAAGGGGCTGCGCGAAAACATCATGAACCGCTTCACCGGCCACGTCGTGCTCGTGGCGAAGAACCAGCAGAGCGACAACGTGCTCTTCATCCCCATGGGGCGCGACCTGCTCGTCATGAACCACTACAAGGATATTAAGAAGGTGCTCGATGCGCAGGACTATATCGCCTCGTTCATCCCGGTCGCGCGCGGATTCACCCTGATCCTGAACGAGGACGGCGACCTGGGCTTCTCGCTCACCCTGGGCGTGAACTTCCAGGACTACCAGAAATTCTTCAAGAACAACGTGCTCCTCGTGGAGGGGCGCCTCATGAAGAACGACGAGCGCGGCGTGCTCGTCACGACGGGGAGCCGCAGGCAGATGTACGACCGCCAGGACTTCTGGGCAGTGCCCGAGGGCATGAAGCTCAATCCGGACACCCTCACGCCGGAGGCGAAACAGAACATCGCGCGCCTGAACATCCGGCATGACGTGGTGCTCATGGGCTCGTCCAGCGAGAACACCACGGTGGACGTGCGCGTCCCCGTGAGGGGAATCGTGAAGTACGAGTACCTTAACGATTACTGGGAGAACTTCAACATCCTCGACATCGAGTCCTTCCGCGAGGCCTTCCACTACGTGACGGCCGAGGACGCCGCCGTGGAGATCCCGCAGGAGAGAAAGCAGATCCTCCAGGCCGAGAACCTGGAGGACTCGCTCTTCGCCGGGGCGACCGTCGTGAACCCCGCCGATACGGGCGCGAAGGTTTACCGCGTCGAGAACCTGATCGGCAGGAAGGTGGTGAAGAAGAACGTGGACATCGACGCAGGGGCCTACAACGTCGTCTTCATAAAGCTCAAGGACAGCCGGGAGATCGACCGCGACGTCGCGCGCATCAACGCGGCGCTCGAAGGCTCCGGCGCGGACGCGCGCGCCGTCACCTGGAAGAAGGCGACCGGACAGCTCGCCGACATGGCGACCATTATCCGCACCGCGCTCTTCGTCTTCGTCGTGTTCATCTTCTTCGTCGCGATCATCATCATCATGAACACCCTCTCGATGGCGGCCATGGAGCGCGTGAGCGAGCTGGGCATGATGCGCGCGGTGGGCGCGCAGAAGCGCTTCATCGCGTCCATGTTCTTCAGCGAGACGGCGTTTCTCTCATTCCTGTTCGGGGGGGCGGGGATCCTCGCGGGGGTCCTGTGCGTGTACGTCCTGGGGCTCCTCGACATCACCACGACCAACCGGATACTCGAGCTCCTCTTCGGGGGGAGCGTCTTCCGCCCGGTCCTCGATTTCTGGGACATTTTCACGGGCGTCATCGAGCTCGCGGCGGTCACGGTGCTCGCGACCATCTATCCCATTCGGACGGCCCGGCGGATCACCCCGCTCGAAGCCGTTGCGCGCGATTAG
- a CDS encoding branched-chain amino acid ABC transporter permease, giving the protein MPFDQLLQYALSGVTNGSIYAIVAIGFNIIYNTTGIINFAQGEFLMLGGMTAISLSAFMPLPLAILAAVIITSCIGALIDFFFIRRLKSPTVLNMIIVTIGLSIVIREIALHVWDEKVRSLPYFTGNEVTSINLLGAYISPQVLWVLGISAVTVVFLGFFFKFTLTGRSMRACASNMTAARLCGINTGAMVTVSFMLSAAIGALAGCAISPITQTQYDCGTSLAIKGFTVAILGGLGNSTGAVIGGMVVGMLEAFSISVLPLAYKDAISIAILLLILFAKPSGLLGKKEAAGLKEF; this is encoded by the coding sequence CCATTCGATCAACTTCTCCAATATGCCCTGTCCGGCGTCACCAATGGCAGCATCTACGCCATCGTGGCGATAGGTTTCAACATCATCTATAACACCACGGGCATCATCAACTTCGCGCAGGGCGAGTTCCTCATGCTGGGCGGGATGACCGCGATTTCGCTTTCCGCCTTCATGCCGCTTCCCCTGGCCATACTCGCGGCCGTGATAATCACCTCGTGTATCGGCGCCCTCATCGACTTTTTCTTTATCCGCAGGCTTAAGAGTCCCACCGTGCTCAACATGATCATCGTCACCATTGGCCTCTCCATCGTGATCCGGGAGATCGCGCTTCACGTCTGGGACGAGAAGGTACGCTCGCTCCCGTATTTCACCGGGAACGAGGTCACCTCGATCAATCTCCTGGGCGCGTATATTTCGCCGCAAGTGCTCTGGGTGCTGGGCATCTCCGCCGTGACCGTCGTCTTCCTGGGATTCTTCTTTAAATTCACGCTCACCGGACGGTCCATGCGCGCGTGCGCGTCCAACATGACGGCGGCGCGCCTGTGCGGGATCAACACCGGGGCCATGGTGACGGTCTCGTTCATGCTGAGCGCCGCGATCGGCGCGCTCGCGGGATGCGCGATCTCTCCCATCACGCAGACGCAGTACGACTGCGGGACCTCGCTCGCGATCAAGGGGTTCACGGTGGCGATACTCGGGGGACTGGGAAACAGCACGGGGGCGGTGATAGGCGGGATGGTGGTGGGCATGCTCGAGGCGTTCAGCATCAGCGTGCTTCCCCTGGCGTACAAGGACGCGATCTCCATCGCGATACTCCTCCTCATACTCTTTGCGAAGCCGAGCGGTCTCCTGGGCAAAAAGGAAGCCGCGGGGCTCAAGGAATTCTGA
- a CDS encoding FtsX-like permease family protein, translating to MKLILLLAFRNLLRQKRRSVFLGSAVAFGMMILVMANSFAHGISDNILNRMIVYMVGHVEISMMEQSKQYHRVIRDRERFEKVIRENTDNVKEINESIGIFTRIVGIGKSDNAIMVGLIDNEENRSYFTSTLIDGAVDDFFSGTIENPVVVYEDKAKLLNVKVHDTLRAKLKTVSGQEQSARFTVAAIIKPANIFESFAIFVNLGSLKTLINMKPWETGALQIVFNKVEDPRIAIRQADRIHGALTPGTAFIAAKIKAGGADTPVTLLGYASDDTGLESTRKALALTAGKLPDAKAENKLVLPEALAKKLKLAPGDKATLRYPAKYGNRTVELECTAGALYRPGGNRPPDLAFLNELSFYKLYHENLPAPAERAITLPDKSDTLAGLLAPEWRLLPRTPDHDTMEKKLAEMTRSRWKGPSLDVRTMYESASQVLDLEYALNLITFLAVLILFFIILIGVVNTLRMTIRERTREIGTVRAIGMQSGDVRALFMAETVFLSAIASAAGIVLGFVFMGIMGLFTIETESVLSILLVERHLYFLPTVLSITGNFLLILAITALTAYFPAKRAARLSAADALRHFE from the coding sequence ATGAAGCTGATACTGCTACTCGCATTCCGAAACCTCCTGCGCCAGAAACGGCGGAGCGTCTTCCTGGGAAGCGCCGTCGCCTTCGGCATGATGATACTCGTGATGGCGAATTCGTTCGCGCACGGCATATCGGACAACATCCTGAACCGCATGATCGTCTACATGGTGGGCCACGTGGAAATCTCCATGATGGAGCAGAGCAAGCAATACCACCGCGTCATACGCGACAGGGAGCGCTTTGAAAAAGTAATCAGGGAAAACACCGACAACGTCAAGGAGATCAACGAGTCGATCGGGATATTCACCCGCATCGTGGGCATCGGCAAGAGCGACAACGCCATCATGGTGGGGCTCATCGACAACGAGGAGAACAGGAGCTACTTCACCTCGACCCTGATCGACGGCGCGGTCGACGATTTTTTTAGCGGAACGATCGAGAACCCGGTGGTCGTGTACGAGGACAAGGCGAAGCTCCTGAACGTCAAGGTGCATGACACCCTGCGCGCGAAGCTCAAGACCGTGAGCGGGCAGGAGCAGAGCGCGCGCTTCACCGTGGCCGCGATTATCAAGCCCGCGAACATCTTCGAGAGCTTCGCGATTTTTGTGAACCTGGGCTCGCTCAAGACGCTCATCAACATGAAGCCGTGGGAAACCGGCGCGCTTCAAATTGTCTTCAACAAGGTCGAGGACCCGCGCATCGCGATACGGCAGGCCGACCGCATTCATGGCGCCCTTACCCCCGGCACCGCTTTCATCGCGGCGAAGATAAAAGCGGGGGGCGCCGATACGCCGGTCACCCTCCTGGGATACGCCTCCGACGACACGGGACTGGAATCGACGAGGAAAGCGCTCGCCCTCACCGCCGGGAAGCTCCCGGACGCGAAGGCCGAGAACAAGCTCGTCCTGCCCGAGGCGCTCGCGAAAAAACTGAAGCTCGCCCCCGGCGACAAGGCCACCCTGCGCTACCCGGCGAAGTATGGGAACAGGACCGTGGAGCTCGAGTGCACGGCGGGCGCGCTGTACCGCCCGGGAGGGAATCGGCCCCCGGACCTCGCCTTCCTGAACGAGCTTTCCTTCTACAAGCTCTACCATGAAAATCTTCCCGCCCCGGCGGAAAGGGCGATCACGCTCCCCGACAAGTCCGATACGCTCGCGGGGCTCCTCGCGCCCGAGTGGCGCCTCCTTCCCCGCACCCCCGACCACGACACCATGGAGAAGAAGCTCGCCGAGATGACGCGCTCGCGCTGGAAGGGGCCCTCGCTCGACGTGCGTACGATGTACGAAAGCGCGAGCCAGGTGCTCGACCTCGAGTACGCGCTCAACCTGATCACCTTCCTCGCGGTGCTCATCCTGTTCTTCATTATACTCATAGGCGTGGTGAACACCCTGCGCATGACGATACGCGAGCGCACGCGGGAGATCGGCACGGTGCGCGCCATAGGCATGCAGAGCGGCGACGTGCGCGCCCTGTTCATGGCCGAGACGGTCTTCCTCTCCGCGATCGCCTCCGCCGCGGGGATCGTGCTCGGCTTCGTGTTCATGGGGATCATGGGCCTGTTCACGATCGAGACCGAGAGCGTGCTCTCGATACTGCTCGTGGAGCGGCATCTCTACTTCCTGCCGACCGTGCTCTCGATTACGGGAAATTTCCTGCTCATCCTGGCGATCACCGCGCTCACGGCCTACTTCCCGGCAAAGCGCGCGGCGCGCCTCTCGGCCGCGGACGCGCTGAGGCATTTCGAGTAA
- a CDS encoding rubrerythrin family protein, with the protein MDIKGQGRADSALIKKNQRDEITGYEIYSRLAARVADAKNAKLLADIATSEKEHYAILKKYSGVDVKPARFKVFMYLLFARVLGLTFTLKLQERAENGAGDSYAGLAGFVPEIATILADEDRHEHELIDLIKESRLEYMGSIVLGLNDALVELTGALAGYTFALQDGRLIAVIGLITGIAASLSMASSEFLSKRQEGSIREAMKASLFTGGAYVFTVIALITPFLTMDNPYHALAVAITVALVIIFLFNYYISVAKDLHFGKRFAEMASISLGVAALSFGIGWLVRSVWGIEV; encoded by the coding sequence ATGGATATAAAAGGGCAGGGGCGCGCCGACTCGGCGCTCATCAAAAAGAACCAGCGGGACGAGATCACCGGCTACGAAATATACTCGAGGCTCGCCGCGCGCGTCGCCGACGCGAAGAACGCGAAGCTCCTCGCCGACATCGCGACGAGCGAAAAAGAACACTATGCGATCCTCAAAAAATACAGCGGCGTCGACGTAAAGCCGGCGCGCTTCAAGGTCTTCATGTACCTGTTGTTCGCGCGGGTGCTGGGGCTCACCTTCACGCTCAAGCTCCAGGAGCGCGCCGAAAACGGCGCTGGCGATTCCTATGCGGGCCTTGCCGGCTTCGTCCCGGAGATCGCAACAATCCTCGCCGACGAGGACCGTCACGAACACGAGCTTATCGATCTCATAAAGGAATCGCGCCTGGAATACATGGGTTCCATCGTCCTGGGGCTCAACGACGCGCTCGTGGAGCTCACCGGGGCGCTGGCCGGCTACACCTTTGCCCTGCAAGACGGGCGCCTCATCGCGGTGATCGGGCTCATTACCGGGATCGCGGCCTCGCTCTCGATGGCCTCAAGCGAGTTTCTTTCGAAGCGCCAGGAGGGCAGCATACGCGAAGCCATGAAGGCGAGCCTTTTCACAGGGGGCGCCTACGTGTTTACGGTAATCGCCCTCATTACGCCGTTCCTGACCATGGACAATCCCTATCATGCGCTTGCCGTCGCGATCACCGTGGCGCTCGTGATAATTTTCCTGTTCAATTATTACATCTCGGTCGCGAAGGACCTTCATTTCGGGAAGCGCTTCGCGGAAATGGCGTCGATAAGCCTTGGCGTGGCGGCGCTCTCGTTCGGGATAGGGTGGCTCGTGCGCTCCGTTTGGGGAATCGAGGTATAA